A single genomic interval of Roseomonas aeriglobus harbors:
- a CDS encoding GatB/YqeY domain-containing protein, whose translation MIRDDIKAAQIAAMKAGDKDSRNAISLIQAAIKNRDIEARTGKAPDSDDALVVEVLQRMVKQRRESIEMYEKGGRPELAAAEAAEVAVIERFLPAVMSDAETTAAIEAIKAEIGAAGMKDMGRVMAELKARHAANLDMAKASGLVKAALG comes from the coding sequence ATGATTCGTGACGATATCAAAGCCGCCCAGATCGCCGCCATGAAAGCCGGCGACAAGGATTCCCGCAACGCGATCAGCCTGATCCAGGCCGCGATCAAGAACCGCGACATCGAAGCGCGCACCGGAAAGGCGCCCGACAGCGACGACGCGCTGGTGGTCGAAGTGCTGCAGAGGATGGTGAAGCAGCGCCGCGAATCGATCGAGATGTACGAGAAAGGCGGCCGACCGGAACTGGCTGCAGCCGAGGCAGCCGAAGTCGCGGTGATCGAGCGTTTCCTGCCGGCAGTCATGTCGGACGCTGAAACGACCGCAGCGATCGAGGCGATCAAGGCCGAGATTGGCGCGGCCGGCATGAAGGACATGGGCCGCGTAATGGCGGAACTGAAGGCGCGCCACGCGGCGAACCTCGATATGGCGAAGGCGAGCGGGCTGGTGAAGGCGGCACTGGGGTAA
- a CDS encoding GIY-YIG nuclease family protein, with protein sequence MAFWTYILRCADGRHDTGHTDNLDGRIAEHDAGGYCDVTARRQPAMPVCFQDFPTRIEALEAELSISPWARKKKEALIAGDWAALSYWAKPPAERRSTSLGTNGGQDEAVSNHLFVPSKVEGPSYP encoded by the coding sequence ATGGCGTTCTGGACCTATATTCTGCGGTGCGCCGATGGCCGACACGATACCGGCCATACCGACAACCTCGACGGCCGGATCGCGGAGCATGACGCTGGCGGATATTGCGACGTCACAGCACGCCGCCAGCCAGCGATGCCGGTTTGCTTCCAAGATTTCCCGACACGGATCGAGGCGCTCGAAGCCGAACTCTCCATCAGTCCGTGGGCGCGCAAGAAGAAAGAGGCGCTGATCGCCGGTGATTGGGCCGCGCTGTCCTACTGGGCAAAGCCCCCCGCTGAGCGTCGCTCGACGTCGCTCGGGACGAACGGCGGGCAGGATGAGGCGGTGTCGAACCATCTGTTCGTCCCGAGCAAAGTCGAGGGGCCGTCTTACCCATGA
- the lipA gene encoding lipoyl synthase — translation MAISRAMNEMSPLARPERQRKPDWIRVKAPTSAGFAATRALMRSKSLTTVCEEAACPNIGECWSKKHATVMILGDTCTRACAFCNVKTGMPRKVDVNEPNNVADAAAQMGLNHIVITSVDRDDLPDGGASQFVKVIEAVRKANPTTTIEILTPDFRNKHEAAVEAIVAARPDVYNHNLETVPRLYPTIRPGARYYASLRLLESVKKLDPSIFTKSGIMLGLGEERLEVHQVMDDMRSADIDFLTMGQYLQPTPRHAKVQDFVTPAAFDAYAAIGRAKGFLLVASSPLTRSSYHAGDDFAKMRAAREAKLAKA, via the coding sequence ATGGCTATCTCGCGCGCGATGAACGAGATGAGTCCGCTCGCCCGCCCGGAACGCCAGCGCAAGCCCGACTGGATCCGCGTCAAGGCCCCGACCAGCGCCGGTTTCGCCGCGACGCGCGCGCTGATGCGCTCGAAAAGCCTGACGACGGTCTGCGAGGAAGCGGCTTGCCCGAACATCGGCGAATGCTGGTCGAAGAAGCATGCGACCGTCATGATCCTGGGCGACACCTGCACGCGTGCCTGCGCCTTCTGCAACGTCAAGACGGGCATGCCGCGCAAGGTCGACGTGAACGAGCCCAACAACGTCGCGGATGCGGCGGCGCAGATGGGGCTCAATCATATCGTCATCACTTCGGTCGACCGCGACGACCTGCCCGACGGCGGTGCATCGCAGTTCGTCAAGGTGATCGAGGCGGTACGCAAGGCGAACCCGACCACGACGATCGAGATCCTGACCCCCGATTTCCGCAACAAGCACGAGGCCGCGGTCGAGGCGATCGTTGCGGCGCGGCCTGATGTGTACAATCACAATCTGGAAACCGTGCCGCGGCTCTACCCGACGATCCGTCCGGGCGCGCGTTACTATGCGTCGCTGCGGCTGCTGGAGTCGGTCAAGAAGCTCGACCCGTCGATCTTCACCAAGTCGGGTATCATGCTGGGTCTCGGCGAAGAGCGACTGGAGGTCCATCAGGTGATGGACGACATGCGCAGCGCCGACATCGATTTCCTGACGATGGGCCAATATCTCCAGCCGACGCCGCGCCACGCCAAGGTGCAGGATTTCGTGACCCCGGCGGCGTTCGACGCCTATGCCGCGATCGGACGGGCGAAGGGCTTTTTGCTGGTCGCCTCGTCGCCACTGACGCGGTCGAGCTACCACGCCGGCGACGACTTCGCGAAGATGCGCGCGGCACGCGAGGCGAAGCTTGCCAAAGCATAA
- a CDS encoding rhomboid family intramembrane serine protease, which produces MYLFRGAPATIAIAGITAIVSLIVTLFGLEQHAALYAGFMPARASLGFAGDVPGLFPVSLTPLSATLVHAGPLHLAFNLVTLVYCGIATERALGSRGVMILYLLGAYAACVAQWAVGPQSPVPMIGASGAASAIVGAYALLYGRQKTRDLGPLPGWLLHVLWLLAAWTVLNLAIGVLSAQAGMPIAAAAHIGGFLLGVLLCRPLLLWRWRGA; this is translated from the coding sequence ATGTATCTGTTTAGGGGCGCCCCCGCCACGATCGCGATCGCGGGGATCACCGCGATCGTCAGCCTGATCGTGACACTGTTCGGGCTTGAGCAGCACGCAGCGCTTTACGCTGGTTTCATGCCGGCGCGCGCCAGCCTGGGGTTTGCCGGTGACGTGCCTGGGCTGTTTCCCGTCAGCCTGACCCCGCTGAGCGCCACGCTGGTCCACGCCGGACCGCTGCATCTTGCCTTCAACCTCGTCACGCTCGTCTATTGCGGGATCGCCACCGAACGCGCGCTGGGCAGTCGCGGAGTCATGATCCTCTACCTGCTCGGCGCCTATGCGGCCTGTGTCGCGCAATGGGCGGTCGGGCCGCAGTCACCCGTGCCGATGATCGGGGCGAGCGGCGCGGCGTCGGCGATCGTCGGGGCTTATGCGCTGCTCTATGGGCGGCAGAAGACGCGCGATCTCGGCCCGCTGCCTGGCTGGCTGCTTCACGTGCTGTGGCTGCTCGCCGCCTGGACCGTCCTGAATCTTGCGATCGGCGTGCTGAGCGCACAGGCGGGAATGCCGATCGCCGCGGCGGCGCACATCGGCGGCTTCCTGCTCGGCGTGCTGCTGTGCCGGCCGCTGCTCCTCTGGCGATGGCGAGGCGCCTGA
- the carA gene encoding glutamine-hydrolyzing carbamoyl-phosphate synthase small subunit, with amino-acid sequence MAAADPIAVPEGATGVLVLASGEVVWGRGFGAEGQAVGEVCFHTAMTGYQEIMTDPSFAGQMICFTFPHIGNVGANPDDVEADNPHALGMIVREDVTEPSNFRSAEHLDRWMKKHARIGLAGIDTRALTRRIRVGGAPNGVIAHSASGEFDVSLLQQMAREWPGLEGMDLAKAVTRETHGGWGEDRAGGVWRLGFGYDGEGHEVHTKAGFRPHVVAIDYGSKHNIFRNLVKAGAKVSVVPATATYDEIMALNPDGIFLSNGPGDPAATGEYAVPVIQQLLATTKPLFGICLGHQLLALAVGARTTKMFQGHRGANHPVKRLEDGAVEITSMNHGFAVERDSLPANARETHVSLFDGSNAGLELTDRKAFSVQYHPEASPGPQDSFYLFERFVSEARG; translated from the coding sequence ATGGCTGCCGCCGATCCCATCGCCGTGCCCGAAGGCGCCACCGGCGTCCTAGTCCTCGCATCCGGCGAGGTCGTGTGGGGCCGAGGATTCGGCGCCGAAGGCCAGGCGGTCGGCGAAGTGTGCTTTCACACGGCGATGACCGGATATCAGGAGATCATGACCGACCCGTCGTTTGCGGGCCAGATGATCTGCTTCACCTTCCCGCACATCGGCAACGTCGGCGCGAACCCCGACGACGTAGAGGCGGACAACCCCCATGCGCTCGGCATGATCGTGCGCGAGGATGTGACCGAGCCGTCCAACTTCCGTTCGGCCGAACATCTCGACCGTTGGATGAAGAAGCATGCGCGGATCGGCCTGGCGGGCATCGACACCCGTGCGCTGACCCGCCGCATCCGTGTCGGCGGGGCGCCGAACGGGGTGATCGCGCATTCGGCCAGCGGCGAGTTCGACGTGTCGCTGCTCCAGCAGATGGCGCGCGAATGGCCGGGGCTGGAGGGCATGGACCTCGCCAAGGCGGTGACGCGCGAGACGCATGGCGGCTGGGGCGAGGACCGCGCCGGCGGCGTGTGGCGGCTGGGTTTCGGCTATGATGGCGAAGGTCACGAAGTTCACACCAAAGCCGGTTTTCGCCCGCACGTCGTCGCGATCGATTACGGCAGCAAACACAATATCTTCCGCAACCTTGTTAAGGCGGGAGCTAAGGTATCGGTGGTCCCTGCGACCGCGACCTATGACGAGATCATGGCGCTGAACCCGGACGGCATTTTCCTGTCGAACGGCCCAGGCGATCCTGCCGCGACCGGCGAATATGCGGTGCCGGTGATCCAGCAGCTGCTCGCTACGACCAAGCCGCTGTTCGGCATCTGCCTGGGCCACCAGCTGCTCGCGCTCGCAGTCGGCGCGCGCACGACCAAGATGTTCCAGGGCCACCGCGGGGCCAACCATCCGGTCAAGCGGCTGGAGGACGGCGCGGTCGAGATCACGTCGATGAACCACGGCTTCGCTGTCGAACGCGACAGCCTGCCCGCCAACGCGCGCGAAACTCACGTGTCGCTGTTCGACGGCAGCAACGCCGGGCTGGAGCTGACCGACCGCAAGGCGTTTTCGGTGCAGTACCACCCCGAGGCCAGCCCGGGGCCGCAGGATAGCTTTTATCTGTTCGAGCGGTTTGTGAGTGAAGCTCGTGGCTGA
- the carB gene encoding carbamoyl-phosphate synthase large subunit — protein MPKRTDISSILVIGAGPIIIGQACEFDYSGTQAIKALKEEGYRIVLVNSNPATIMTDPDLADATYVEPITPEVVAKIIEKERPDAVLPTMGGQTALNTALALFHDGTLEKFGVTMIGADAEAIDKAEDRQKFKEAMTKIGLESARSAIAHTLEEALEGLEFTGLPAVIRPSFTLGGTGGGIAYNREEFVEIVRKGLDLSPTTEVLIEESLLGWKEYEMEVVRDRADNAIIVCSIENIDPMGVHTGDSITVAPALTLTDKEYQIMRNASIAVLREIGVETGGSNVQFSVNPKDGRLIVIEMNPRVSRSSALASKATGFPIAKVAAKLAVGYTLDEITNDITGATPASFEPTIDYVVTKIPRFAFEKFKGAEATLGTAMKSVGEVMAIGRNIHESMQKALRGLETGLSGFNTVDRIAGRPREEIEAALAVATPDRLLVAAQALREGFTVAEVHAIAKFDPWFLERIAEIVEAEKEVCTNGLPIDAVGMRRLKAMGFSDKRLAWLALQSANLRGMQRGIARGSGLIHEAVKAMTGGVTEDEVREHRLKLGVRPVFKRIDTCAAEFDAKTPYMYSTYEAPSFGEPENEAMPSDRRKIVILGGGPNRIGQGIEFDYCCCHACFALADAGFETIMVNCNPETVSTDYDTSDRLYFEPLTAEDVLEILHVEQQSGELVGVIVQFGGQTPLNLAKALEAAGIPILGTSPDAIDLAEDRERFAALVAKLGLKQPANGIARSREEAIAVAERIGYPVLMRPSYVLGGRAMEVVDTVAQLDNYIQTAVQVSGDSPVLIDSYLRDAIEVDVDAICDGTDVVVAGVMQHIEEAGVHSGDSACTLPPYSLPADLIAEIERQADSLARALGVVGLMNIQFAVKDGVVYLIEVNPRASRTVPFVAKAVGSPIAKIASRVMAGEKLADLPKINTAQGHIAVKEAVFPFNRFPGVDPVLSPEMKSTGEVMGIDRDFDIAFAKAQLGAGTVLPKGGTVFVSVKDSDKPVVLPGVRILAEQGFTIIATGGTADYLLANGVTVEPVLKVAQGRPNIVDRIRDGDVALIFNTTEGWQSLKDSQDIRKSALAQKVPYFTTASASVAAAQAIAALARTSLEVRPLQAYYSQSHN, from the coding sequence ATGCCAAAACGCACCGACATCTCCTCCATTCTCGTCATCGGCGCGGGTCCGATCATTATCGGGCAGGCGTGCGAGTTTGATTATTCGGGCACGCAGGCGATCAAGGCGCTGAAGGAAGAGGGCTATCGCATCGTCCTGGTGAACAGCAATCCGGCGACGATCATGACCGATCCGGATCTGGCCGACGCGACCTATGTCGAGCCGATCACGCCCGAGGTGGTCGCCAAGATCATCGAGAAGGAGCGGCCCGACGCCGTCCTGCCGACGATGGGCGGGCAGACCGCGCTGAACACCGCGCTGGCGCTGTTCCACGACGGCACGCTGGAAAAGTTCGGCGTCACGATGATCGGCGCCGATGCCGAGGCGATCGACAAGGCCGAGGACCGCCAGAAGTTCAAGGAAGCCATGACCAAGATCGGGCTGGAAAGCGCCCGTTCGGCCATCGCGCACACGCTGGAAGAGGCGCTGGAAGGGCTGGAGTTCACCGGCCTGCCCGCCGTCATCCGTCCGAGCTTCACGCTGGGCGGCACCGGCGGGGGCATCGCCTACAACCGCGAGGAGTTCGTCGAGATCGTCCGCAAGGGGCTGGACCTGTCGCCGACCACCGAAGTGCTGATCGAGGAATCGCTGCTCGGCTGGAAGGAATATGAGATGGAGGTGGTCCGCGACCGTGCGGATAACGCGATCATCGTCTGTTCGATCGAGAATATCGACCCGATGGGCGTCCATACGGGCGACTCGATCACGGTCGCCCCGGCGCTGACGCTGACCGACAAGGAATATCAGATCATGCGTAATGCATCGATCGCGGTCCTCCGGGAAATCGGCGTCGAAACAGGCGGTTCGAACGTACAGTTCTCGGTCAATCCGAAGGACGGCCGCCTGATCGTCATCGAGATGAATCCGCGCGTCAGCCGCTCGTCGGCGCTGGCGTCGAAGGCCACCGGCTTCCCCATCGCCAAGGTCGCGGCGAAACTGGCGGTCGGCTATACGCTCGATGAAATCACCAACGACATCACCGGCGCGACGCCGGCGTCGTTCGAGCCGACGATCGATTACGTCGTCACCAAGATCCCGCGCTTCGCCTTCGAGAAGTTCAAGGGCGCCGAAGCGACGCTGGGCACCGCGATGAAGTCGGTCGGCGAAGTCATGGCGATCGGCCGCAACATCCACGAATCGATGCAGAAGGCGCTGCGTGGACTTGAGACGGGCCTGAGCGGCTTCAACACGGTCGACCGGATCGCCGGCCGCCCGCGCGAGGAGATCGAGGCGGCGCTCGCCGTCGCGACGCCCGACCGTTTGCTGGTCGCGGCGCAGGCGCTGCGCGAAGGCTTCACGGTTGCCGAAGTCCACGCGATCGCCAAGTTCGATCCCTGGTTCCTGGAGCGGATCGCCGAGATCGTCGAGGCCGAGAAGGAAGTCTGCACCAACGGCCTGCCGATCGACGCGGTCGGCATGCGCCGGCTGAAGGCGATGGGCTTCAGCGACAAGCGTCTGGCGTGGCTGGCGCTGCAGTCGGCCAATCTGCGCGGCATGCAGCGCGGCATCGCGCGCGGGTCGGGCCTGATCCACGAAGCGGTCAAGGCGATGACCGGTGGCGTCACTGAGGATGAGGTGCGCGAGCACCGTCTGAAGCTGGGCGTGCGTCCGGTCTTCAAGCGGATCGACACATGCGCGGCCGAATTCGACGCCAAGACGCCGTACATGTACTCGACCTACGAAGCGCCCAGCTTCGGCGAACCCGAGAACGAGGCGATGCCGTCGGATCGGCGCAAGATCGTGATCCTGGGCGGTGGTCCGAACCGGATCGGGCAGGGGATCGAATTCGATTACTGCTGCTGCCACGCCTGCTTCGCGCTGGCGGACGCAGGCTTCGAGACGATCATGGTCAACTGCAACCCGGAAACGGTCAGCACCGACTATGACACGTCCGACCGCCTCTATTTCGAGCCGCTGACCGCCGAGGACGTGCTGGAGATCCTGCACGTCGAACAGCAGTCGGGCGAGCTGGTCGGCGTGATCGTCCAGTTCGGCGGGCAGACGCCGCTCAACCTCGCCAAGGCGCTGGAAGCCGCCGGCATCCCGATCCTGGGGACCAGCCCGGACGCGATCGATCTGGCGGAGGACCGCGAGCGCTTTGCAGCCCTCGTCGCCAAGCTCGGCCTCAAGCAGCCGGCCAACGGCATCGCGCGCAGCCGTGAAGAGGCGATCGCGGTGGCCGAGCGGATCGGTTACCCGGTGCTGATGCGCCCGAGCTATGTGCTCGGCGGGCGCGCCATGGAAGTGGTCGATACCGTCGCCCAGCTCGACAACTATATCCAGACCGCGGTGCAGGTGTCGGGCGACTCGCCGGTGCTGATCGACAGCTATTTGCGCGACGCGATCGAAGTCGACGTCGATGCGATCTGCGACGGCACCGATGTGGTCGTGGCCGGCGTGATGCAGCATATCGAGGAAGCCGGCGTGCACTCTGGCGACAGCGCCTGCACCCTGCCGCCGTACAGCCTGCCCGCCGACTTGATCGCCGAGATCGAGCGGCAGGCCGATAGCCTAGCCCGCGCGCTGGGCGTCGTCGGACTGATGAATATCCAGTTCGCGGTGAAGGACGGCGTCGTGTACCTCATCGAGGTCAACCCGCGCGCCAGCCGCACGGTGCCGTTCGTCGCCAAGGCGGTGGGATCGCCGATCGCAAAGATCGCAAGCCGCGTGATGGCCGGCGAGAAGCTGGCTGATCTGCCGAAGATCAACACGGCGCAAGGCCATATCGCGGTCAAGGAAGCCGTCTTCCCGTTCAACCGCTTCCCCGGCGTCGATCCGGTCCTGTCACCGGAAATGAAGTCGACCGGCGAAGTCATGGGAATCGATCGCGATTTCGACATCGCCTTTGCCAAGGCGCAGCTCGGGGCGGGGACGGTCCTGCCAAAGGGCGGCACGGTGTTCGTCAGCGTCAAGGATAGCGACAAGCCGGTCGTCCTGCCGGGCGTGCGCATCCTGGCCGAACAGGGTTTCACCATCATCGCGACCGGCGGCACGGCGGATTATCTGCTGGCGAACGGCGTGACCGTGGAGCCGGTGCTGAAAGTCGCGCAGGGCCGCCCGAACATCGTCGATCGCATCCGCGACGGCGATGTGGCGCTGATCTTCAACACGACCGAAGGCTGGCAGTCGCTCAAGGACAGCCAGGATATCCGCAAGTCGGCGCTCGCGCAGAAGGTACCGTATTTCACGACCGCTTCGGCGAGCGTGGCGGCGGCGCAGGCGATCGCGGCGCTGGCACGCACCTCCCTTGAAGTACGGCCCCTGCAGGCCTATTATTCGCAGTCGCACAACTGA
- a CDS encoding carbonic anhydrase: MTHFSDLVDGYYRFRGGEWLEERERWSELAAGQSPKVMIIACSDSRVDPATIFGSRPGEVFVVRNVAALVPPFDESGGLHGVSAALEFAVTKLKVEEILVLGHGACGGVNAALTQSLADAKPGEGGFVAEWIGLLDDAREKVVAQHGVSDAGQTALEQEGVRVSIENLKTFPFVQKGLEDGSLSIHGAVFAIADGKLRVLEGDDQFVPA; encoded by the coding sequence ATGACCCATTTCTCCGATCTGGTCGACGGCTACTACCGGTTCCGCGGCGGCGAGTGGCTGGAGGAACGCGAACGCTGGAGCGAGCTTGCGGCCGGTCAAAGTCCCAAGGTGATGATCATCGCCTGCTCCGACAGTCGCGTGGACCCGGCCACCATCTTCGGGTCACGCCCGGGGGAGGTCTTCGTGGTGCGCAATGTCGCCGCGCTGGTACCGCCGTTCGACGAATCGGGCGGCCTCCATGGCGTCTCGGCCGCGCTGGAATTTGCCGTCACCAAATTGAAAGTCGAAGAGATACTGGTGCTGGGTCACGGCGCTTGCGGCGGCGTGAACGCGGCGCTCACACAGAGCCTGGCCGATGCAAAACCCGGCGAAGGCGGGTTCGTGGCCGAATGGATCGGCCTGCTCGACGACGCGCGCGAGAAGGTCGTGGCGCAGCACGGCGTGTCGGATGCCGGGCAGACCGCACTGGAGCAGGAGGGCGTCCGCGTCTCGATCGAGAACCTCAAGACCTTCCCGTTCGTGCAGAAGGGGCTGGAAGACGGCTCGCTCAGTATCCATGGCGCCGTCTTCGCGATCGCCGACGGCAAGCTGCGGGTGCTCGAGGGCGACGATCAGTTCGTCCCGGCATGA
- a CDS encoding DNA primase: MTLTPQFLDELRTRTLLSSLIGKTTKLQKAGREFRACCPFHNEKSPSFYVNDDKGFYHCFGCGAHGDAIRWLTDNRGLPFMDAVKELAQAAGMELPALDRRAAAKAEKAKGLHEAMADAATWFTEQLHGIAGTEARAALEARGIRAETARTFGLGFSPDSRGKLKDALKGYGDAMLVEAGLLIAVDDKTPYDRFRGRLMIPIRDPRGRTIAFGGRIIGQGEPKYLNSPETPLFDKGRTLYNLDRALPAARKSERVIAVEGYMDVIALAQAGFEEAVAPLGTALTEHQLERLWRIADVPILCFDGDAAGQKAAMRAAMRALPMLAPGRSLCFVTIPDGQDPDDLVRAKGPAAFDALLRQSEPLVDRLWTHELNAEPLDTPEQRAGLKRRLGDLAQAIQDRSVAEEYRAEFRRRFDAHFAPAPRSFTPRAPRRPGQKWTPPPEPPSSTARAVGTTGIDRVLAKAIIAGLIRHPAEIARHMEVLSSLRLADGALGRLFEAVVDVALEDRALDSAGLVTILARSGFDSMASELLRADTVRFSFTSRDADEEQARADLDEAIAVLAARPAVDAALAQATAAVADRFTDEAFARQVALVKERQALEARLANLMLDDKEQT, translated from the coding sequence ATGACCCTCACGCCCCAATTCCTCGACGAACTCCGCACTCGCACGCTCCTCTCGTCGCTCATCGGCAAGACCACGAAGCTGCAAAAGGCCGGCCGCGAGTTTCGCGCCTGCTGCCCGTTCCACAACGAAAAGTCGCCAAGCTTCTACGTCAACGACGACAAGGGCTTCTATCACTGCTTCGGGTGCGGGGCGCATGGCGACGCCATCCGCTGGCTGACCGACAACCGGGGCCTGCCGTTCATGGATGCGGTGAAGGAACTTGCCCAGGCCGCGGGCATGGAGCTGCCGGCGCTCGATCGTCGTGCCGCGGCGAAGGCGGAAAAGGCGAAGGGGCTGCACGAGGCGATGGCGGACGCCGCCACGTGGTTCACCGAGCAGCTCCACGGCATCGCCGGCACCGAAGCGCGCGCGGCGTTGGAGGCCCGCGGGATCCGGGCCGAAACGGCGCGGACGTTCGGCCTTGGCTTCTCCCCCGATTCGCGCGGCAAGCTGAAGGATGCCCTGAAAGGCTACGGCGACGCGATGTTGGTCGAGGCCGGTCTGCTGATCGCTGTCGACGACAAGACGCCCTACGACCGCTTCCGCGGACGGTTGATGATTCCGATCCGCGATCCGCGCGGGCGGACGATCGCGTTCGGCGGGCGCATCATCGGCCAGGGTGAGCCGAAATATCTCAACTCGCCGGAGACGCCGCTCTTCGACAAGGGGCGCACGCTCTACAATCTAGACCGCGCCCTGCCCGCCGCCCGCAAGTCCGAGCGGGTCATCGCGGTCGAGGGCTATATGGATGTCATCGCACTCGCCCAAGCCGGGTTCGAGGAAGCCGTCGCGCCGCTCGGAACCGCGCTGACGGAGCACCAGCTCGAACGGCTGTGGCGAATTGCGGACGTACCGATCCTGTGCTTCGACGGCGATGCGGCCGGGCAGAAGGCGGCGATGCGTGCGGCGATGCGTGCGCTGCCGATGCTCGCGCCAGGGCGCAGCCTGTGCTTTGTCACGATCCCCGACGGACAGGACCCGGACGATCTCGTCCGTGCGAAGGGGCCGGCGGCATTCGACGCCTTGCTGCGCCAGAGCGAGCCTCTGGTCGACCGTTTGTGGACGCACGAGCTGAACGCCGAACCGCTCGATACGCCGGAGCAGCGGGCCGGGCTGAAACGACGACTCGGCGATTTGGCGCAGGCGATCCAGGATCGCAGCGTCGCCGAGGAATATCGCGCCGAGTTCCGGCGCCGTTTCGACGCGCATTTCGCGCCTGCCCCGCGCAGCTTCACCCCGCGCGCGCCGCGCAGGCCCGGTCAGAAATGGACGCCCCCGCCCGAGCCCCCCTCCTCCACGGCTCGCGCGGTCGGCACCACGGGGATCGACCGAGTGCTCGCCAAGGCAATCATCGCCGGTCTCATTCGTCATCCGGCCGAGATCGCCCGTCACATGGAGGTTCTCAGCAGCCTGCGCCTCGCCGACGGCGCGCTCGGTCGGCTGTTCGAAGCGGTCGTCGATGTCGCGCTGGAAGACCGTGCGCTTGATAGCGCGGGGCTTGTCACCATATTGGCCCGGTCGGGTTTCGATTCGATGGCGAGCGAACTGCTTCGCGCCGATACCGTGCGGTTCAGCTTCACGAGCCGCGATGCGGACGAGGAGCAGGCCCGCGCCGACCTGGACGAGGCGATCGCGGTGCTCGCAGCGCGTCCTGCGGTCGATGCGGCACTGGCGCAGGCGACCGCCGCGGTGGCGGATCGCTTCACCGACGAAGCGTTCGCGCGGCAGGTGGCGTTGGTAAAAGAACGACAGGCACTCGAAGCACGACTTGCAAATCTCATGCTCGATGACAAAGAGCAGACTTGA
- the greA gene encoding transcription elongation factor GreA has product MATVEKMPMLAEGYEKLHADLKRLKEERPQIVDAIEEARAHGDLSENAEYHAAKERQGQIEASIADIEDKLSRAQIIDPKDLSGDKVVFGATVTLLDEDDKPIKYQIVGQTEADAKTGRISYNSPLGRALIGRKVDDEVEVSVPAGDRYYLVNKIEFI; this is encoded by the coding sequence ATGGCGACCGTCGAGAAGATGCCGATGCTGGCCGAGGGCTATGAGAAGCTCCACGCCGATCTGAAGCGTCTGAAGGAAGAACGGCCGCAGATCGTCGATGCGATCGAGGAAGCGCGCGCGCACGGCGACCTGTCCGAAAACGCCGAATATCATGCGGCAAAGGAACGGCAGGGCCAGATCGAGGCGTCGATCGCCGACATCGAGGACAAGCTGTCCCGGGCGCAGATCATCGATCCCAAGGACCTGTCGGGCGACAAGGTCGTGTTCGGCGCGACCGTCACTCTGCTCGACGAGGACGACAAGCCGATCAAATATCAGATCGTCGGCCAGACCGAAGCGGACGCGAAAACCGGTCGTATCAGCTATAACTCGCCGCTCGGCCGCGCGCTGATCGGACGCAAGGTCGATGACGAGGTCGAGGTATCGGTGCCGGCGGGCGACCGATATTATCTGGTCAACAAGATCGAATTCATCTGA